CCAAGTAGGAGTGGCAGTTGAAATTGTATATAGGTCTAAGGAAGAGGAGGAGAGTGGAGCAAAATATGATTATATAATAAGGAGACATCGATTAGGGGATACTGTGTTGTCGATTACTGATTGgataaattttttttataatacaTGTTACATGTTTCTAAACTATTATTCTATTTGTTGGTTTTAAGGTTTAGTGTACTGCTACTAAAGTTGTGGTTTACCAATCAAAATCACTTTTATGTCAGCGAAAAGCACTACAGAAATAAAGCTCTCATTTTCTTCGTATGTTTATATTTGTTGCTTCTATTTTTTTAATATCTTGTTGTTATTATGTGAAAATAGCATGAATTAGTCCGTTTTCGGACTAATACTCGAAAAATAGTCAGCATTtataaagtcattgaaaaataatcacTATTTTATACGGAGATAAAATTTGGGCAAAAATACCCTAGCTGAAACACGGAAAGTTCTAATATAATATGCCGGATTATGGAGCTCCTAGGTAtaaactccagcatattatattggaactccaacacattatGAAATTCTAGCACATGCATTTTGCTGGAATCTCATATGCAAAAAATTCGAACTCTATGatattatgctggaattattCCGGATTTTTAAgggtgtttttgttcagattttatctttgcatgaaaaaatgattaaatttcgattacttttgaaactatgactatttttcaattaccaattgtAAATCAAACTATTTCTTATTGTTTCCCGTTATTACTATTTGTTGCCATTGCTTTCAagatagggataaggtctgcgtatacattaGCCTCCGAGACTCgtaaaaaattactaaatttgtTATTATTGTTTGTATTTTTTCCCCTATGTTTCTTCTTTCTGGGGCAGCACTTCTTTTACGGCTTGTAGAAAAAGTTTTATCTCCACTGCTATCGCAGTATGGCCAATCTTAGAAGAGTTGAACGAATTGAAGGATTCGTTTTCAAAAATATCTTTTATTAAAAGTTATTAAGTTTTATGTTCCGATAGTGCATAATATCTTTTATACCATCAAGTTAATTTATCTGCAACAACATGTAAATTATTCATAGCAAACTTGATatgataacataaaaaataaagtaaTTTAATATAACATGTTAAATTAGACTAATAGTATAAAAACTTTGCACAAAGTATATACAAATTAAGCCTATAGTTATTTAAGGGCAAAGTCTTAATCTTGAAAAAAATATTCAATTTTTTACAAGATTCCGTATCAAGGCACGACACCATATATATGTAGACAAGACTTTTAATGTAGACCGAAAATGTTAaccacataaaaataatttaaagaaaagGAAATAGAGTACTTTTGCTACATAAAATTAATGGGGTTTTCCTCCTTGAAATAATTCTACATGCTATGAATTTCTTTGATTGTTCAAACTTTATGACGCAATTATTTCATGGGGAAAGCTCGTTTTATGCATCCTCTTATATTACTTCAATAATTTAATTGTTAAcagtaatattttaaaaatactgaattaatttttgagaaatttttatattttaaaaataatataaagcTTTTCATAAGGAGAAAAAAAAACACATTATAACCCACATTGTAACATGTATATAATACAATTACAATATGAAATGTAGGGTTTCATAATACTCAAACGCTTTCAAGTATTCACCCGGGCTTAGAAGCATGGGCAGATGCAGCATACGGATTTCAGGTTTATCTGAATTTAATACTTTTGACGTAGAGTGTTTTATATGTAAAAAGTCATTaaaatagtaataaataatagatatgagcctataacttaaaaaaatataattagttCAATGCTAAAACCTTAAAGATTGAACTCAACTTTCGAAAAGGGTAATTTGCAACAAAGGAAAGTTTCTTATTCAATTTTCATAGCCTTTTTCCTCCAATTAACTTGACGGAGAAAAGATACAGAAGTATAAATCAATAGGTGGAAAGAAGTGTGCGAAATGTAATTAATATTTAAAAGAATGAACATGCCAACACAAGCGTCTGTAGCTCAGTGGATAGAGCGTCTTACTTTCCCAAGCAGAAAGTCCTTGGTTCGATCCCCTACCTGGCGCGATAGAGTCACTTATTCTCCCTTTTAACTTGTATTTTGTATTTCTGGATCTTTTAAGTATTAGCTATGGTCATTTTAGTTAACAATGGCTATTATAGGAAAATACTGCTAAATTGTAATTCGTATTTACAAAAAAAGATTCTGCTCCTTTTCTCGTTCTTGTTAGGCTTGGAAACAAGCAGAGTACCCACACAATCTAGGACGACGCGAGACTTTTTGGAGAAAACGATTTGACCCAAAGCGGGAAATATCAAGATTAGTACATTTGTTGCTAGGCCAAAGAGTAGTTCTTGTAAAGAGGTAGAGCTTCTACGTCGAAACAGGAACATTAACTACTATATTTGAGATTTATTAAGCCTCTTAGCAACATGCCTAATCTGGTGCTTCTGCCTCGTCTGCTTTTTAGTTTAGGTGAGTTCAGTGTCTTTGCCTCTCACTGAGAAATGCTGATGTTGCTTGACCAAATAGAAGTTTATATATTTCATAAGGAAAAATTATTAAAAGCCTAACTCCAAGCAATGTTTTGCTGTCCCCGGCCTCATTTTCTGCAGCATAAGTTATGAATAAAAAGATTACATGATACATTTGTCTTTTTCGACTTTTACGTTGAAAATCCATCATTTCAGGAGATTTGAACACGATCTGAGAAACAAAGAGTTGGCAGTTAAAAGATACAGCAAAAAGGAAACTGTTTGATTCCCATTTCTGCCACAAGTTTTGGCCTTGTGATCTTAACCTATCTCCCCTTTGTACTCTAATAGAATTATAACACCCCCACCAACAATTTTATGGCGCGGTTGCACTCAGGCCTCAAGCAGCAGCACCAACTGCCTCAGCAGACTTAAGCCTAGATGATCCGTAGAGTGTTTCTTCAAAGCGGATAATTTCATTCTTTGAACCATAAGCAACTTGAGTCCTATCATCAAGATTAATAACCACTCTGTCAAGAACCGACTGTTTCCCATCGCTACTGTAACCGCCAGCTTTCTCAATCAAGAATCCTAATGGTGCCACTTCAAAGAGCAATCTCAGTTTCGCCTTGGTAGTTGGAGATATCACATTTGTGAAAACACCCTTCTCCTTCACTATTATCTGCAAAAATTCAAGAATGAATATATGAACTTCAAAATGACAATTTTAGGCTATAGGTACACAAGTAAAGTACCTGGTTTACATCAGGAACCATTCCTCCAGTGTATCTCAAGGTGTATTTCTCTTTGACATAGTAATCTATCAGCTGTTGTCAAGAATCAAGAGTCAGAACACAGAATTTCATATAAGTAGCAACTAAGAATAGTGGCGGTTCTAGAGTATAGTATATGGGTTCCCGGGAACCAGTAACTTTTACGTAGACCTTGTATTTATATTAAAACATTCGCTAAATATCTAACTATTAACtcagttattattgtatattagttTGAGATTACGACGGGAATCCATAAGCTTCAAATTATGGATCCGCCTCTGACTAAGAACGCCAGAATCCAGATACAAgccaaaaaaaatgaaaaagggaacAATAAAAGAAAAGGTATAGGAAAGGCAGATTGTATAAACATGCGTCCCACAGATATCAGCAATTGGaaacaaaaaatgaaaaatgatttaTCAAACCTTAGCATAATCAGGATTGTCAAATGTGGCTCTCAAATTTCCAGGAGAAAACATTTTTCCTTCTCCAATTTCTGTTGTATCCTTGACATGTTGCCATTTTCCTACGAATAAAAGAAACGTTGGTCACTTCACCTGTTGCCTTAAGGTTTTACAATTTCAATGTTCAGATTCATATTGCTGATTTAGTAGACTGTTATTTTCATGTTCAAACCTTCATCAAGGAGGAGGAATTCATGGGTCCCGGGAATATCTTTAAGAGCAAGAACATATGTGGTTCGCGGTCCATATATCCCCATTGCTGCTGCGACTTGATCTCTTCCTGTGATCCCGGTTAGTTTATCCCCAGGCCAAACGCCAAAGATTGTTCCGACTGTGAAGTTTGTATCCACAATGCTGGATCCGTCAAGTGGATCAAAAGCAACACTAAATCCTCCTGTTCTCAATTTTTGACACAAATAGAATCATCAGTATCTTTTATAACCTAAtgtttttttatgaaaaattaagtAGTTCCAAATTATATATTTTGCCAACCTTCAACAGGGCCACCCATGTCTTGGAGCTCAGGAACTTCCTCAGAACAAGCATATTTGCAAAAGTGTGAATAAGTCAAGGCCTAAACATCAACAATCAAAAGGACAAAAATTTGTCAAACTTAGATAAGAATTAACATTGTAGAGTCTCAACTTGCAATCAAAAAGAAACAAATTCTTTTTGGTAAAGTCCTTTCAGGAAATTAATAGGGGGTTTGCTTATCAAGCAGCATAAGGTACTTTTGTATTCAGGGGTGGAGCTACATGTACTGAAATGAGTTCAACTGAATTCCCTTTATCAAAAATTATACCGTGTAAATAGAGTAAAAACAAATTCTTTTGTATATATGCAAATTGTTGAATCCCTTTGACAAGAGGAAAGCTTCAAATATAGTGGCACACTGGCACATGTAGTTCAAAAATTGTTTTTGGTCGTCTAtcagaaatagcctctctactctcagggtagaggtaaggtcacatacacactaccctccccagaccccacttgtggaattatactgggttgttgttattggtcATATGTTCGAACATGGCGTTCTtgcatttttttttgaattctctTGTTAAAAATCTTGGCTTCGCTACTATGTGCAATACCACATATGTCGAATAGTTCTTTTTATTTAATGTTGTCCTACCTCAAAGAGAAGCTTATCGGCAAGCATATCGACTGCAAGTTGCTCATCTCCAAAAGAATTGACACAAGCAGTTCCTCCACAAGAAGCTGTTCTGACTTTGAAGGCAATTGTTCTAATTGCTTCTCCCATGCACATCATCAGCCTAATCAACCCCTTATCTGAGGTTGATTTTGTAAGAAATTCTTCCTATAAATAGACCAATTCACTAGTTATTATCATAAATTTTATGAAGTCTTGCACACTAATTAATCATGTTTAATAGAACAATTGCTTAAATAGAATCATCAACAACATGATCAAACTTACCAGACTATCACCAATCTCACATTTAGTCACCAGGGAAGAGTTTTTGGTCCTAGAAACCTTAAGTGATGATTTTGGCGCGAGGCGTAATGATTCCCCAAATAGTGAGCTTGATTTCAGACTCTGCAAGAGATTTGTGCCATAGTTATGGCATATCAGTttatgtttaatttttttttatcaacaaatttTATGTGAAATACTTTGTATAGAACTTGTTGTGACATTCAAGGTCGTGTTTCTATGGTAAGGATTTACCTCGTATATATACGCTGACAGTATAAAGAATTTTACACCTTTAGTGTATTTAAACTGTTGTAGCATGTAATTTACCTTATTTTTCAGGTCACTAATTCCACTATGAATGATTACCTATATTTATTTTTGAGGTGATGCGATTCTGTAAAAATTCATTTTACTGTTAACTCCTATAGTAACAATTAAAATAGAGGAGTAAATGAAAATTAAGACATACCCTGGAGCTGAATGAAGGGGAAATAGACCTTGGAGCTGCAAGTGAAGTTGAATGTTGAGAAGAAATATTTGGGAGTAGAGCTGTTGTCCTTGCACAGCATGTGACACTAGTCTCCATTATCATTAAATTAAGAATTTTGAGAATGGAGAGCAGAAAAAATCacgcaaagaagaaaaagaaagaagatataGAGGTTGTATAATTTCCCAAAGTTCTTCCTATAGTTGAGTTAGTTTCAGCCTCTAACTTCcttgggaggggggggggggggtgcagATAAGCAGTTAATGGGATTTTGCCACGTGGATGATATTGTATAGATAGGCTGATCTAAGGGGGGTATGGGTAAGATTAATGACGATCACTCATATTTTTGTGACCCAAATATCTGCGAAACTAATCAAAGAGATATAGTATATAGTGAGTAATGAGCCTCTTCATTTTGTTTCTATTTGGCAACTTGACATTGCCAATTTAAATCTATCTATAAATTCTAAAATCGgattaggcaggatatggcgCGCCTTCGTATCACTGAGGATATGACCCTATATAGGAGGGTgtagaggtcgaggattaggataGAAAGTTAGCAGGTAGTTGAGAATTTTCCCCTTTCTTACCAGTAGTGCTAGTAGCACGCATGTACTTTCCTATCTCTCATATATATTACACCATGTTGTTTAGTATGTTTCGGTTATCGTATTCTCCTATTATTACTATTTTGATGCTACTTACTCTGTTCCCCCTCCTTTTCTAccctctctttctttctttttcttcttctttctctccctttgcttcttcttattcttctttctCCTACCTACTTTTCTGAGCAGATGGTctattgaaaataatttttctaccTTTATTAGATAAGAATAAGgtttgcgtatacactaccctccccaaaccccaagTATGAGAATATATCAGGTAAGTTGTTGTTGTTGACTTGTTGTTGGGTTATACAAAGGTGTTAACTCTAACCTTTGTACCTCATGGATTATTGTGTAAACATTTCCAAAACGGATTTTGAAAGTTATGATCTTAATCTAGTCAATGTTTTATGATTATTTAAAATTTGGCTTGATAATAAGGACTATTATTGCTAAATCTCACTCATAAGATCACACCTTGCTCCGACGAGATACATAGCTGCATTTGGAGCCAATATTCCTCTAGCCCTCTTGCAAATTTAATGTAAAAGCTCATCtatctaataaataataatctaAGTTTTTTTAAAAAGTGATTCGCACAATTTAGTGTAACAACAGCATGCATTTATAAGTACAACACTTGATTTTAttgacaattttttttaaaataaagaacAAAAATGATTTGACGACATAATGATGGATAATTTATAAATTATTCTCTCTACATAATGACGACATAATAATTTAGTCCAGTATTCCTCTAGCATAATCTTATGATGGATAAGCCCACTCTTATTCTTATCATTCAGCagacttgtcacgccccaaccttgaGCAACGCGATCGGTGCTCAACCAAAATATCCCAGCCAAGCAAGCCTATttgataccttctacccaaccttatcCATAAATAATTTGAAAATCAAAATCAAGATATAGACGTGAGAGGATAAAGTATCAGGTTTCATTACTTGTAGGAGCTTCATTGAAATTTACCAAAAGATTACAAGTTCATAGTTTAAAAGTGAAAACAGGTCCAACAACTACAACATTCTTAGTTTGCTATTTTCCAAATTAAACATAACtcacaacatgtctacggagccaTTAAGGGAACATGGGTACAATATGGAGATGCCGGTGACAAGGCCCCTGTTATACCTCAAAAGTAGTGTACAAGAAAACAAGACAACATATGGGCCCCGATGTAGAGTAAGGCTCACCAAAATCCGTTGAGTGGAGGGTATATTGCTATCAAGAACCAACTCCGCCTGTtgaggaaccacctgcatccattaaagatacagcgccccaaaaaaagggacgttagtacatatggaatagtactagtatgtaaagctaaataccctctcatAGAATGGAATGCCAACATAAAAGAAAAGAGACGTGGAAGCAGTAAGTAAATCAATAATAtttaaatgccaagttaaaaaaACGTATAACTTCACGTAAGCATTAGCATTTTAGGTTGGAAGATCCTTAGTACCGACACACCACCATGCACatggcatggagtccgatctccgcccgatcggctaagccgtcttaccccaatatatgcgagtggatATAGGAACACAATACCACCATCTGCgcggcatggcgtctgatctccgcCCGACCGGCTAAtccgtctcaccccaatgtatgcgggtggacaCAGGAACACAATACCACCACGTGCGCGGTATGGTATCTGATCTCCGCCTGACCGGCTAAACCGTCTTACCACAAAGCCCGTGTGGATCGACATGGTCCATGTTAAACATTTCCATATTTTGTACATTCAGAACTAGAGGGAAACTGGTTAAAGCTGGAGCAAGAATACCATATTTGGAGAGGAACTTATCCGGGTGAAAGTTAGCAACACAAAAAAGATACAGGAGATTCAATTGCTACACTTTGCTAACATTACTCTGACATATAgaaaaccatagatgtatcttgCTTCCTAAACTACAAACTTTCAGGTTAAATCAGGAAACCATGACCGAGTTGTTAGCTCCTCATACCTTAGtaattaaatttataaaatcTTTAATTACTTAAAACaaaaagtcataaattacatagaCTCTAGGGATAGAGACAGAAAAGACATAGTATTCGATCTAAACACCGTCAGCCACTAGTACAATACGCGAAATCACAATAGAAAGCTACAAGTTGAAAGCATTAAATCAACGGACAAATTGCTTATTGAACAAACATCCAATGTATACAGCACACATGAGAAGCTAAAACTCACTTTTGGGATGATGCATGATTAGGACAATATCCAGAATTATACAACATGGCGGTGGACAATGAACAAACTGTGGCAATTGGCAAAAGGGCTTCTCAACTTATTCAGCTACTTGATATAATAGTTTTACATTTCAGGAAGAGAATACAGATAAGCTGTTTTAGATCCCACAGAACAATGGTATTTTCACAGTGAACAGTTGTTATAAGTTTCTATTTTTGGTGGACTTTGATTTATGAGGCAATGCTAACCCAAGAAAATTTACAAAGGAGAGCAATGATTCTTCGCAGCAAATATATGCCTGCTATGAAAAAAGAGCGAAGAGGAAGCTAATcacttatttttgcattttagcTTCTCTACGCAGAGCTGGAATCTGTTCTTCAATCTTTTCCAGGTCAGTTGGGTTATGCCAAGAACTATTAAACAACTGCCACAATGCTGGACTGGCAAGGGTATTGGAAGGGGAAGAGGAAGATATGGAAGACCATTCCGGCTTGTGTTTGGTGGCTGATTTGGAAGGGGAAGATGAAGATAAGAACTTTCACGTTCTCCAACATACTAGCCTCAATATACTATCAAGAATGCATATTAACCTGTCGAAATTGGAAAAAAACATTGACAACTTCATAGAAATCAGTAACAAGTTCATCTTTTACAGCCTTATACAAGTATTACATGcatacagagagagagagagagagagagaactacACTGACATATAACAACATTTTGATGTTTTGCATTATTAGGAAGACCAAATATGCAAAAGATATTTGTCTCTTCCATATAGAAATCCAGTGATGAATGTACAGCAGAGACATACAGCTTTAATACAAATACCTAGCATAGCAGATATTTGTCCCAATGTGGTGTATGCAGAGCAGTGTTTCCTCATATGATTTCTCGTCAAACCAAACACGAAGATTCTTTGATATAACACTGTATTACGCAACTCCGACTCATCTAAAGCTTCAGGTAGGCATCCTCTGACTTCGTCAACTATCCAGTGAACTCTTGATCTTCAGTGGCATTACGCATGAAACACCTGTCACATTTAGAAACAGCTCCAAACATTCCCTAGAAACTCTGCAATGTAAAAACAGGCGTTCCACTATATTTTCTAAAATTGGTTTCAGCACCTAAAAGTGCTTTTCAACAGTTAATTCTTATTGATTACTTTTAATCAGCTAATCCAAAAAGCGCTTAGCCTCAGGCCGACTATCAGTTTCTCGTGAACTTCATGCCTCATTCTAATGTCTACAAAGACATGAGGCTTGCAAACTTTCAATGTTACCTGTCTTAGCTAATGCTAAAAACAGGTGTTCCACTAtattatccccccccccccccccccccttttttttttttgcattgtcCTCTTTTGAGCAAATGCAACATTATAACCTTCAcccaaaattaaaaagaaaaggtcTTTCGAGATTTGAATTTTGGTCCCCAAAATTTTTGTCCAAGTCTCTAACTGATAAGTTATGtgtcttttttattttaataatttaacaaacttcatatgagaaccagatagggaacctgttacacatcctcaaagTGCTCAAGAACAACAAGTCACATGTCTGGCACAAGTTCCAACATGATCGATTAAAGAAACGGCAGAGGGAACAGATGACTATGAGTTTCTCCGGTGATAGTACAAGTCAACTCCCTACATGTGTTAAAGTTGCTGCACTATTTTtctgcacacgcaacagtgcagCAGTCACTTTACGGAGAATGACTTGTACCGGATAATTGCATACATCATCCCAATGACCTCAGTTATATATTACCAACATGAGGCAATAGAAAACACACACTTGCAAACCGTAAATCATTAAGTCTCTCTCAACTGTGATGCAGCCATCATTGACTCAAAAGTTTGAAGAACAAAGTAGCAACAGAACAAAAAACCAAATCCCAGCACTGAGTCTATAATATGTCCTTAGTATTGTTGTATCTTTGTTAGTGTTATTTACATGTCATTCTTCTCAGCATAGTTAGAAACACTCTGTAGGACATCGTTTGTAAAAACATTAATCTTGTGTCTGtg
This sequence is a window from Nicotiana tomentosiformis chromosome 5, ASM39032v3, whole genome shotgun sequence. Protein-coding genes within it:
- the LOC104114109 gene encoding sedoheptulose-1,7-bisphosphatase, chloroplastic-like: MIMETSVTCCARTTALLPNISSQHSTSLAAPRSISPSFSSRSLKSSSLFGESLRLAPKSSLKVSRTKNSSLVTKCEIGDSLEEFLTKSTSDKGLIRLMMCMGEAIRTIAFKVRTASCGGTACVNSFGDEQLAVDMLADKLLFEALTYSHFCKYACSEEVPELQDMGGPVEGGFSVAFDPLDGSSIVDTNFTVGTIFGVWPGDKLTGITGRDQVAAAMGIYGPRTTYVLALKDIPGTHEFLLLDEGKWQHVKDTTEIGEGKMFSPGNLRATFDNPDYAKLIDYYVKEKYTLRYTGGMVPDVNQIIVKEKGVFTNVISPTTKAKLRLLFEVAPLGFLIEKAGGYSSDGKQSVLDRVVINLDDRTQVAYGSKNEIIRFEETLYGSSRLKSAEAVGAAA